GCCCGTCTTGATGGAGCCAGTGTGAGGGGGCGCACGTGCCGCCCCGCGCCCGGCGCGCGGGCCTATCCTCCCGGACATGACCGCCGATCCCAGCGCCGCCGTCCTCAAGCCCTTCGTCACCGCGATCGACCACGTCGGCATCGCGGTACCCGATCTGGACGCCGCGATCGCGTTCCACCAGGAGCACTTCGGCCTCGAAGTCGCGCACGAGGAGGTGAACGAGGAGCAGGGCGTGCGCGAGGCGATGCTGGCCGCGCCCGGCGCCGCGGGCGGCGCGACGATGATCCAGCTGCTCGCCCCGCTGCGGGAGGACTCGACGATCGCGAAGTTCCTCGGGCGCAGCGGTCCCGGCCTGCAGCAGCTGGCCCTCCGAGTGTCCGATGTGGACGCCGCCGCGGCGGCGCTGCGGGCGCGGGGACTGCGGTTGCTGTTCCCGGAAGCCAAGCGGGGCACCTCGAACAGCCGGGTGAACTTCGTGCACCCCAAGGACGCCGGCGGCGTGCTGGTGGAACTGGTCGAGCCGGCCGCACACTGACCGTTCGCTCCGGCCGTACAAGCGGTCTGTGCGGGAACCTGCACAACCACGGAGGTCTGTGAAGGGGCCCTGCACAAAGGCTGTGAAGGGGCCCTTCACGGACTCTGAGTCTGTAACGGTGCCCTTCACGGACCGGTCGGGTCGGCCCGGGCGTTCAGTGCGTTCGCGACGAAGGTCAGCTCGCCGTCGAACTCGGCCGGACGGTCGTCGCCGGAGTGCCGCGCGGTGGCGTGCCGGTGGCTGACCGCGCGGGCGAGCAGCCCGGAGGCGTAATCGAGATCGGCCGTGGCGAGGCGACGCCCCGGGCTCGCGGCCACCAGAACCGCACGGACCAGCCGGACCAGCTGCTGGAACCGGTCGGCCAGCGCCTCACGCACCACGTAATGCGTATCGGCCTCCCGCCAGAGCAGGTGGGACAGCCCGAGTGAGCCGGTGAAGCGACGGTCCAGCTCGCTCACCAGCCGGCGCAGCGAACCCGCCAGATCGCCTGGCACGACGACCGTGGCGGGCTCGATGCGTTCGTCCGGCAGCCGGTCCACGAGTGCGGCCAGCAGATCGGACTTGCGGCGGAAGTAGTAGTGGACAAGACCTTTGGGCACCTCCGCCCGCTCGGCGATGCGGGAGGTCGGGGTGGCCTCGAAGCCGGACTCGGCGAACAGCTCCTCCGCCGCGCACAGGATGCGTTCCTTCGCCGAGTCCCCGGTCATCGCCGACCTTCCTTCCGGTCACCGCCACGCGGGCGCGTGACGTCAGTGCTGCCCGGCCATCCGGTGAGCGGCGCTGGCCTGCGGCATCGCGGCCGCGCCGGCGATGATCGTCAGCGCCCCGGCGACCCAGGACGTCCAGGACGCCCCGTTGAACTCGGTGTAGCTCATCACCCATGGCGCGATGAACAGCAACGCGCCGAGGACGATCTGGACGCCCTCGCTGTACACCGCGCCGGGTGTCGCGAGCGAGACCAGTCCGTCGATGGCGATCAACGCACCGAGAACCACCATCGTCCACATCGTCATCTTGTCCGTGTTCAGCCAAAGGGGTGAAAGCGCGGCTACCACGCCGATGACGACCTCGGCCCAGTCATAGGGCCTCGTCCAGGCGCGCGTCGGGACTTCACTCATTCGTGCTCACCTCCACCGGGGAGAACAACCGGGAAACGGCTGTTCAGGAATGTCTTCCCGGGTCCACTGTGCGCCTTGACTGGCCAGGCGGTCAAGGTTCTGGCCACAGACTCTCCGGCCGGCGATTCGCTTCGTGACCACGGTGGCTACCGAGGAGTAGTCTCCGGGCCGCTCGCCGCACCGCCGGCACCCGGCCCGGCTCGCGCGGCGGCGCGGATCCGAGACAGGGCGGCCCGGCGCCGGGCCGGGAAGGCCGCCGCGTTCATCCGCTCGGCGCACGGCCGGCCGGGGCCTCGTGGGTGCTCACCCGTCCGTGACCGAAGAGCGACTACGGTAGAACCATGAGCCTTGGCGATGAACGCGAACTCGTGCCGCTGGGAGCCGGCTTCGATGTGGCGAAGCGGGGATACAGCCGGGCACAGGTGGACGAGCACCTCGAACGGCTCGACGGTGATCTGAAGATGCTCACCGCCGACCGGGACGCCGCCATTGCCCAGTCCGGCGATCTGGCCCGGCAATTGGAGACCGCCCGCGGCGAGATCGCCGATCTGCGGGGGCAGGTCGACCGGCTGGCACAGCCACCGACCAGTGTCGAGGGCCTGTCCGAGCGCCTGCAGCGGATGCTGCGCCTGGCCCAGGACGAGGCCGCGGACACCAAGGCGCGCGCCGAAGCGGAGGCCGGGCACATCCGGGCCAAGGCGGAGACCGACGCGAGCGCCATGCGGGCCCGGTACGAGCAGCTGCTCACCGAACTGGATCTGCGGCGCAAGGAGATGGAGGCGGAGCACCGCAAGGTGCTCGAGGACGCCCGCGCCGAAGCGAAGCGGATGACCGACGAGGCGGACGCCCAGCGCCGCCGGCTGGACGCCGAATCCGAAGCCCGCCGCACCCAGGTCGAGGAGGACTTCGAGATCGCCATGGCCTCCCGCCGCGCGGAAGCGATGCGGATACTGGCCGAACAGGAGGCGGCGAGCAAGGCCGAGGCCGAACGCCGGGTCCGCGAAGCGGCCGAGGACGCCGCCGCGATCCGGGCGAAGGTGCTGGAAGAGGAAACGGCCGCCAAGGCGGACATCGACCGCCGCCAGCGCGAGTCGGTGGCGGACGCGAACAAGCGCCGTCAGGACTCCATCACCGAGGCGAACGCCCGCCTGGCCGAGGCCGCCGACGAGGCCCGCCGCCGCGTCCGCACCGCGACCGACGAGTCCAACCGCCGGATCACCCAGGCCAGCGAGCGGGTCGAGGCCCTGCGCACGGTCCGCGCGGCCCTGGCCGAGCAGGTCCGCGGCGCCCGCACGGTGCTGGCCGAGGCACAGCACGTGCTCGGTGAGACCGATGTCGAGGTGCCGGCGGATATCAAGGCTGCAGGGCCGGGTGGTGGGTCGGCCGGTGGTTCTGGCCAGGCCGCTGCCGCCGCCAAGCCCGGGGTGAGCCGCGGTGGCGTACCGGCACCGGGGAAGCCACCGGAGGCGGATATCGAGCGGACCGTGCGGATCCGGGCTTCGGATGTGCCGAAGGCGCAGTCCTAGCCGGGACGGTCGGGCAACGGGACCGATCGATGGGTACCGGGTAGCTCCATACTGCTGAGCACGGAAAGCGCCGACAGTTGACCGACCGCGATCCAGGTTTCCGTCCTCGAACGGCGAAAACTTCGCCTTCGCCGTTCGAGGACGACGGCCGGTTCACGCTATCGGGGCCACATCCGACAGCCGCCTACCGATAGGGATCGCCTCCAGTCCAGTTACTCGAACCGCACCGTGAACCTTTCTTCCGGAGCCTTCGTCAAGTCATCCTCCATGACCTCGACCAGAAGTTTGGAAATCACTTGGAACCGCTCTGCACCTAGCGCATTCTTGCTGGCCTCAGATTCTGTCCAAATCAATTCAACAGGGCCTGGGACATCTCGATACAATCGATCCCACAGGGCATTGAGATTATAGCCATAATATGGACCAAAGTCGAGCTTTTCAGCCAGCAGCCGGTGAAGGTCCTGTTCCGACTTTATCGACCGTCCGTCGATAACCACGCGCAAGAAGATCACTTCCAGTTCGGCAGTTGGTAGAAGAGTTTGTAGTGATTGAAACTTACATAGGCCAATCCGTCATTGGAGTATACTAGACGCCACCCCGCTTGCTTGCCTCGCGTCATGGCCGGATCCAACCCGACATCCGCTTCGTAATAGATCCGACCAGGCGCTCTTGGCAGCAGCATATCTCCTGGGTCCCTGGGGGCGTTCTTATAAACGTCACCACCAATCTGACCTTGAGGAATGTGGTTCCCCAAAGCCTTGCCTTTACTCCAGCCAGCGGCCTCCGCAGTCTCCTTGGTCACGAAATTCGGTGGCAGCTTCCCCACCGTACGCAGACTCTCCATAAGCGGATTCGCCGCCTCTGCCACCGAAAGCGCGGACCCGAGCAGGATGCACGTCGAATTGTGGACCAGGACCGGCGTTTCACCGGCCAGCACATAGTAGGTGTGCAGTTCCTCGACGCTCAGGTTGTGCACGCGGCTGACTTCAGCCCGCAGCTTGACCGTGTCGACGGTGGCGACGCCTCCGTCGGGCCGGCGCAGTTGCTCGCCCGGGACGAGCTGTCCTGCGTTTACCCAGCGACCGTGCTGTACCGACCAGAAGGGATGGTTCCTCGTCGCCGTGACGGTCCCGGCTCCGTGGGCATCATGGGTCCCGACGGCGACCAGGTCCTTTTTGCCGGTGCTGGAGATGAGATCGGTGACGGGCTCGGGCTTGGTGATGCCAACCGGTCAGCAATGCCGCCAGCGCGATCGTCGCCACCGACAACTGTGCCATCATCACGAAACCCGACGCCAGCATCAGCGGCGCGGGCACCAGAAAATCCAGTACATGCAGATACGCCGAACCCAGCGGCCGCGGGGACACCACATCCACATGCGGAATTTCCCCGTGCAGAATCCTCCAGGTCGCCGCGAGCACAAATCCCTGGTCACTCGGGTTGAACCCGAAACGCCCGATCCGGGCCACCGTACCCGCGGCGACCGCCAGCACCCCGACCAGGAGAAAGACCGGTCGGAAGCGGTTCAGGCGACCGGGGAGCGCCTCATGGGCAGCAGGAATCGCATCCACCACACTCATGACAAGGGACTCCACCGGGATTTGCGGGCTGGCTCACGAACGCCACGGCGAACATGGCGATCTCCCCGTCGTTCGAGCGGGGCACAACGTTTCATCCGGAAACGAACCGTTAGGTTTCCCACATTCGAAGCGGCACTCGAAGTCTCCGAACGATCACCTCACTTCCGATCGGCAGAGAACACCGTTCTCCGGTGCGCCGCGGCGCACCACCCGGTTCAGCGCGAATCCGCTCCCCCGGCCAGGACGGGCGCCGCAACCGACTCGCGAGTAGCCTTCGCTCGCGAAGGGGCCGCGCCGCCCGTTCGAGCCGAGTTGCAGGAGGTTGTGGATGGCTGTCTATCGGACCGTGGTGGTCGGGACGGACGGGTCCGACTCGTCGTTCGCCGCGGTGGATCGGGCGGCGGGGGTGGCTGCCGACGCCTCAGCGAAGCTGGTCGTCGTGTGTGCGTATCACCCGGCGAGCAAGCACGACGTCGAGCTGGCGCAGGATCAGCTCGGCGGCGAGGCGTATCAGGTGGTCGGCTCGGCGCCGGCCGAGGACACGCTGCAGAGCGCGCGCGATCGGGCGTTCCGGGAGGGGGCCGCCGACGTGGATACGGTCGCCATCGAGGGGGAAGCGGTGGAGGTTCTGCACAAAGTGGTCCGGGACCGCGCGGCCGATCTGCTGGTCGTCGGCAACCGGGGGCTCAACACGCTGGCCGGGCGCATCCTCGGGTCGGTGCCGGCCGAGGTGTCCCGCAAGTCCGGCGTCGACGTGCTGATCGTGCACACCACCTGAGCGCCGTGCCGGAGGCACGATCGCGCCCGCGGTACGCGCCGGGCTCGCCGCTGACGACGGCTGTGAAGGGGCCCTTCACGGACTCTGAGTCCGTGAAGGGCCCCTTCACGGCTTTTCAGGCGTCGTAGTCGACGGTCACGCGGTCGGTGACGGGGTAGGACTGGCAGGTCAGGACGAAACCGGCGGCGACTTCGGCCTTTTCGAGGGCGAAGTTGCGGCGCAGGTCGACCTCGCCTTCGACGACCTTGGCCCGGCAGGTGCCGCACACCCCGCCCTTGCAGGCGAACGGGAGGTCGGGCCGGAATCGCTGGGCGCCGTCCAGCACGGTCGCTTCCCGCGGCAGGCTCATCGTGGTGGACCGGCCGTCCAGGAGCAGGGTGACTTCCGAGGAAGCACCGGCCACGGCGGGATCCACGTGCTTCACCGGCTCCGGCGGCACATCGTCCACATAGAACAGTTCTTGATGGACCCGCGCATCCGGCACGCCAAGCGCGGCCAGCACTTCTTGCGCACCGGTGACCAGGCCGAACGGGCCGCACAGCCAGAAGTGGTCCACATCGTCCACCGGGATCAGCGAAGCGAACAGCGCGCGCAGCTTGTCCGCGTCGAGCCGGCCGGTGAACAGCTCGGCCTCGCGCGGCTCGCGGGAGAGCACGTGCACCAGCTCCAGCCGCGCCGGGTGACGGTCCTTCAGATCGGCCAGCTCGTCGGCGAACATCACCGTGTCGGTGCGGCGGTTGCCGTACAACACGGTGACCGTGGCGTCGGGTGTCGCCAGCAGCGACGCCGCGATGGACAGCACCGGGGTGATCCCGGAACCGGCGGCGATCAGCACGTGATGCCCGCCCGCCGCGAGATCCGGCGTGAACGAGCCGGCCGGCGCGGCGACCTCGATGGTGTCGCCGGGCCGTACCTCGTTGACCAGCCAGGCGGAGAACATCCCACCCGGGACCAGCCGCACGCCGACGCGAGGCCGCTCCCCCACCGCGGCGCAGATCGAGTACGACCGGCGTTCGTCGCGGCCTTCTACGGTGCGGCGCAAGGTAAGCGACTGTCCTGGCGCGAAGGCGAAGGTTTCGGCCAGCTCCGGCGGAACGTCGAAGGTGACCGCGACGGCGTCGTCGCAGAGCCGCTCGACCGCGGCCACCTGCAGCGGGTGGAAGCCGGTGCGCCGGGAAACGGTGGCGGTCACGATCAGATCTCCTTGACGTGTTCGAACGGCTCCGAACAGGACCGGCAGCGCCACAACGCCTTGCACGCGGTCGCGCTGAACCGGGACTGTTCCTCGGTGTCCGGTGAACCGCAGTGTGGACAGTCCACTTTGCGCACCGAGGCACCGAGGGTGAGCGGGATCGGCCCGGCGGCCCGGCGAGGCGCGGTGCCCGGCGGCGCGATCCCGGCTTCGGCGAGTTTGCGCTTACCGCTCTCGCTGATCCAGTCCGAACTCCACGCGGGTTCCAGTACGGTGCGGATGTCGATCTCGGTGTAACCCGCCCCGCGCAGCGCGTACTCCAGGTCGTCGCGCATCGTGTCCATCGCCGGGCATCCGGTGTAGGTGGGCGTGATCGCCACCGTCACCCGTCCGTCCGTTTCGGACACTTCGCGCAGCACGCCGAGGTCGGCCAGGGTCAGCATCGGCAGCTCCGGATCGGTGACCGTCGCGGCCACCGCGGCTGCGGGGGTCACCATGTCGCTCCCGGCATCGCGCGGGCCACGCTCTGCAGCTCGGCCAGCAGGAACCCCATTTCCTCGGTGTGCACGCCGTCGCGGCCGGCACGGCCCGCCACCCCGGCGATCGCATTCCGCTGTGGACGGTCCACAGTGGCCGCAGCGAAAGCCTGGTCCAGTACCGCGTCGAACTCGGGCCGCAGGGTGGCCGCGTCCAGCAGTTCGTCCGGGTGCGTGGCGAACAGCTCGTCGACGTACGGCCAGACCGCGTCCATTCCTTCCTGCATCCGCTCGTGCGACAACGGCGTGCCGTCGCCGAGCCGGACGAGCCACTGTGCCGCGTAGTCCCGGTGGTAGGTCAGCTCCTTGACGCCCTTCACCGCGATTGCCGCGAGGACTGGGTCCACACTGGATTCCGCCGACGTACTTCCTCCCGCGGAGGCGGCATCAGGCTCAAGCCGCTGGAACAGTGCGAGCCGCCAGGTCGAGAACACGAACAGCCGGGCGATCAGGTGCCCGAAATGCCCGCCGCCGAGTTCGGCCAGCCGCACGTTGCGGAACTCCTGTTCGGACCGCAGGAACGCCAGGTCGTCCTCGGCCCGCCCGGTACCGTCCGCCTTGCCCGCGCGGGCGAGCAGCAGTCGCGCCTGACCCAGCAGGTCGAGGCCGATGTTCGCGATGGCGACCTCGTCCTCCAGCTCCGGCGCGTGCGTGACCCATTCCTGCAGCCGGTGCGAGAAGATCAGCGCGTCGTCGCCGAGCATCAGGCAGTACGCGGCCAGCCGCGCACCGTCCACTCCGGACGGGACGGAGGTGTCCACTCCGGACAACGGGTCCTCGAACCCGGTGCCGAACGCCCAGCGCGCGTCGTTGTCCTCGGTGATGGCTTCGTAGACGTTGTCGAAAGACACAGCACGACACCCTTTACATGTGCGGGACGTTGTCGGGAATGTCGTAGAACGTCGGGTGCCGGTAGACCTTGTCCCCGCTGGGCGCGAAGAACGGATCCTTCTCGTCCGGCGAGGAGGCGGTGATGTCCGCCGCCTTCACCACCCAGATCGACACGCCTTCGTTGCGCCGGGTGTAGAGATCCCGCGCGTGGTGCAACGCCATCTCGTCGTCCGCCGCGTGCAGTGAACCCACGTGCACGTGGTTCAGACCACGCTTGCCTCGCACGAAAACCTCGTACAACGGCCAACCGTGCTTCATACCGAAACCTCTTCCTTCGCCGCGTGCGCGACGGCGGCCTCCCGCACCCAGGCGCCTTCCTCGTGCGCCCGGCGCCGGTGCGCGATCCGCTGCGCATTGCACGGACCATTGCCCTTCAGCACGTTCTTGAACTCGTCCCAGTCGAGAGCGCCGAAATCGTAGTGCTCCCGCGAAGCGTTCCAGCGCAGGTCCGGGTCCGGCAACCGCACGCCGAGCGCGTCGGCCTGCGGAACGGACATGTCGACGAAGCGCTGCCGCAGCTCGT
This Amycolatopsis sulphurea DNA region includes the following protein-coding sequences:
- the mce gene encoding methylmalonyl-CoA epimerase: MTADPSAAVLKPFVTAIDHVGIAVPDLDAAIAFHQEHFGLEVAHEEVNEEQGVREAMLAAPGAAGGATMIQLLAPLREDSTIAKFLGRSGPGLQQLALRVSDVDAAAAALRARGLRLLFPEAKRGTSNSRVNFVHPKDAGGVLVELVEPAAH
- a CDS encoding TetR/AcrR family transcriptional regulator, with the protein product MTGDSAKERILCAAEELFAESGFEATPTSRIAERAEVPKGLVHYYFRRKSDLLAALVDRLPDERIEPATVVVPGDLAGSLRRLVSELDRRFTGSLGLSHLLWREADTHYVVREALADRFQQLVRLVRAVLVAASPGRRLATADLDYASGLLARAVSHRHATARHSGDDRPAEFDGELTFVANALNARADPTGP
- a CDS encoding SPW repeat domain-containing protein, with the translated sequence MSEVPTRAWTRPYDWAEVVIGVVAALSPLWLNTDKMTMWTMVVLGALIAIDGLVSLATPGAVYSEGVQIVLGALLFIAPWVMSYTEFNGASWTSWVAGALTIIAGAAAMPQASAAHRMAGQH
- a CDS encoding chromosome segregation protein — protein: MPLGAGFDVAKRGYSRAQVDEHLERLDGDLKMLTADRDAAIAQSGDLARQLETARGEIADLRGQVDRLAQPPTSVEGLSERLQRMLRLAQDEAADTKARAEAEAGHIRAKAETDASAMRARYEQLLTELDLRRKEMEAEHRKVLEDARAEAKRMTDEADAQRRRLDAESEARRTQVEEDFEIAMASRRAEAMRILAEQEAASKAEAERRVREAAEDAAAIRAKVLEEETAAKADIDRRQRESVADANKRRQDSITEANARLAEAADEARRRVRTATDESNRRITQASERVEALRTVRAALAEQVRGARTVLAEAQHVLGETDVEVPADIKAAGPGGGSAGGSGQAAAAAKPGVSRGGVPAPGKPPEADIERTVRIRASDVPKAQS
- a CDS encoding barstar family protein; the protein is MVIDGRSIKSEQDLHRLLAEKLDFGPYYGYNLNALWDRLYRDVPGPVELIWTESEASKNALGAERFQVISKLLVEVMEDDLTKAPEERFTVRFE
- a CDS encoding polymorphic toxin-type HINT domain-containing protein, with the translated sequence MTKPEPVTDLISSTGKKDLVAVGTHDAHGAGTVTATRNHPFWSVQHGRWVNAGQLVPGEQLRRPDGGVATVDTVKLRAEVSRVHNLSVEELHTYYVLAGETPVLVHNSTCILLGSALSVAEAANPLMESLRTVGKLPPNFVTKETAEAAGWSKGKALGNHIPQGQIGGDVYKNAPRDPGDMLLPRAPGRIYYEADVGLDPAMTRGKQAGWRLVYSNDGLAYVSFNHYKLFYQLPNWK
- a CDS encoding universal stress protein — protein: MAVYRTVVVGTDGSDSSFAAVDRAAGVAADASAKLVVVCAYHPASKHDVELAQDQLGGEAYQVVGSAPAEDTLQSARDRAFREGAADVDTVAIEGEAVEVLHKVVRDRAADLLVVGNRGLNTLAGRILGSVPAEVSRKSGVDVLIVHTT
- the paaE gene encoding 1,2-phenylacetyl-CoA epoxidase subunit PaaE, which codes for MTATVSRRTGFHPLQVAAVERLCDDAVAVTFDVPPELAETFAFAPGQSLTLRRTVEGRDERRSYSICAAVGERPRVGVRLVPGGMFSAWLVNEVRPGDTIEVAAPAGSFTPDLAAGGHHVLIAAGSGITPVLSIAASLLATPDATVTVLYGNRRTDTVMFADELADLKDRHPARLELVHVLSREPREAELFTGRLDADKLRALFASLIPVDDVDHFWLCGPFGLVTGAQEVLAALGVPDARVHQELFYVDDVPPEPVKHVDPAVAGASSEVTLLLDGRSTTMSLPREATVLDGAQRFRPDLPFACKGGVCGTCRAKVVEGEVDLRRNFALEKAEVAAGFVLTCQSYPVTDRVTVDYDA
- the paaD gene encoding 1,2-phenylacetyl-CoA epoxidase subunit PaaD; protein product: MVTPAAAVAATVTDPELPMLTLADLGVLREVSETDGRVTVAITPTYTGCPAMDTMRDDLEYALRGAGYTEIDIRTVLEPAWSSDWISESGKRKLAEAGIAPPGTAPRRAAGPIPLTLGASVRKVDCPHCGSPDTEEQSRFSATACKALWRCRSCSEPFEHVKEI
- the paaC gene encoding 1,2-phenylacetyl-CoA epoxidase subunit PaaC, producing MSFDNVYEAITEDNDARWAFGTGFEDPLSGVDTSVPSGVDGARLAAYCLMLGDDALIFSHRLQEWVTHAPELEDEVAIANIGLDLLGQARLLLARAGKADGTGRAEDDLAFLRSEQEFRNVRLAELGGGHFGHLIARLFVFSTWRLALFQRLEPDAASAGGSTSAESSVDPVLAAIAVKGVKELTYHRDYAAQWLVRLGDGTPLSHERMQEGMDAVWPYVDELFATHPDELLDAATLRPEFDAVLDQAFAAATVDRPQRNAIAGVAGRAGRDGVHTEEMGFLLAELQSVARAMPGATW
- the paaB gene encoding 1,2-phenylacetyl-CoA epoxidase subunit PaaB encodes the protein MKHGWPLYEVFVRGKRGLNHVHVGSLHAADDEMALHHARDLYTRRNEGVSIWVVKAADITASSPDEKDPFFAPSGDKVYRHPTFYDIPDNVPHM